Below is a window of Salvelinus sp. IW2-2015 linkage group LG11, ASM291031v2, whole genome shotgun sequence DNA.
cattgagtggctgctgccaacatactgactcaatctctagccactttaataattaaaaagtgGATGAATAAATGTGTCACTAGTCACTTtcaactatgccactttatagaatgtttacataccctacactactcatctcaaatgtatatactgtactctataccatctactgcatcttgcctatgccgttcggccatcgctcatccatatatatttttatgtacatattcgtattcattcctttacacttgtgtgKataaggtagttgttgtgaaattgttagattacttgttagatattactgcatggtcggaactagaagcacaagcatttcgctacactcgcattaacatctgctagccatgtgtatgtgacaaataaaatttgatttgatttgatttactgaaGTTACTTTCTGGTATGCTTTCATTCTATCGCaacaattgttttttaaatacaaaCGTTACATTTTTGGGATTGTGAAAAGTGTTTTatgaataaatatgaataaatTAGCCCAAGTCCTTAGAAGAGAGACCttcaactgtaatatcttatactTGTTCAGTGTAGCAATGTTTTCACTCGACCCAAATATAGACCATTATtgcatggggtgtgtgtgtgtgtgtgtgtgtgtgtgtgtgtgtgtgtgtgtgtgtgtgtgtgtgtgtgtgtgtgtgtgtgtgtgtgttgtcacctAAAATAGCCGAAGTGTGCCAGTGAATGTGAATATCTATTCATTAGCTCTGGCAGATCTGTGTTAATACCACTTAAGACAGACAGTGTCACGCACGCATGCTTTGTTTTTCTCAGATTGCAATCTGAGTGTGCACATCAAGttcaatgtcttaaagtaatgatggactgttgtttctctttgcttatttgagctgttctggccataatatggacttggtaggcctattttaccaaatagtgctatcttttgtataccacccttaccttgtcaaaacacaactgattggctcaaacgcgttaagaacaaaataaattccacaaattaacttttaacaaggcacaactgttaattgaaatgcattccaggtgactacctcatgaagctggttgagataatgccaagagtgtgcaaagctgtcatcaaggcaaagggtggctactttgaagaatctcaaatctaaaaaatattttgatttgtttaacacttttttgggttactacatgattccatatgtgttatttcctagttttgatgtcttcactattattctacaatgtagaaaatagtacaaaataaagaaaaacccttgaatgagtaggtgtgtccaaacttttgactggcactgtataatTAATCAAGATTCAtgattcatcatcatcatatatCCTTGGCACCTACTGTCATAAACCTAAAACTAGTCATGGTACATAGCAGTCACCCATCTGACACGTTACTAATGCTGAATGCATTTTAAAAAAGGGCTAAggctaaaaaaaagaaagaaaataaactcAACCCCAAATCTTATTAGAGACTGATgtggattaaaatgttttttttatcaccTAACACTCATTTTCCATCCTCTATTATATACACAATATCCCTTTATTTTGTAAAACTAGGCTACATCTCTACTACAACCACGTTAATGAACATTGCTGAAATATGTGAAAAGAGATGTTGTTGTGAAGAAAAGATTAATGGAACCTTTTGTTTCCACCGAAACGTTAGAGTGAACACCTCTGCATTAGGGGAAATTGTGAGCTGAAGTATCAGAACAGTAATCAACAACATAAGATGTCTTTCACGGTAGCAGCTTCTGTGTCTGACTTGATGGCTTCTATTGAAAAACGTGAGTGGAAGTCATATAGACTGAGTGGAAGAATCTCTCTCACGGAAAAAAAGAGGCAGACGTatagcctatccacagggggaAGCCCCGACCCAGCGTCAGTATCTCTGTCTTTATGTACTTTCTATACATCCTGATACTTCTGTTCTTGCTGAGTCATAGCTCATGCAAATGGATTAACTTTTAAGAATGGGCAAATTGGCATTAAGATCATGTAAAATGTTCAAAGGTTTTATTTGCAAAACATAAGCGACAACCAAATTTAACACAATACACATTGTACAATATTTCACATTATTTTGCCAGACTGGCAATGTTGTCACATTATCTTTCTTCTAAATCTTAACCAGACACAGGAAGGAAGTAGTAGGCCTATTTCTCAGAAGTTTGTCAGTAGCCCATTTGTGAAAATAACATCATGCGGATCTCCCAGAGCAGCAAATAACAACCATCTTGTTGATAAGGAGGCAAGGCAAAGTAATAGACTTACCTAACATGCTTTTCCATAATAACAGATTACATGGGAATCAAATATTGACCATATTTTAGAATTTTCAAACAGGTGTTTGAAGTGTTTTCTggtttaaaatacatttattctgAGTAACATTGAGAATAATTGCAGCATTCCGACAGACAGATAACCAGGTTTTTCCATCATGGCTCCCCCAAGCTTGGTGTTTTCACCAGGGAAGAGAGACTGTTGTCCCCACTTTCTTCAACTGGCCTCCGGCATATTGAGTCCTGGGCTGRGGCAGAATGATAGAGTTAGAATCCCCAAACCAAACAACGCACAAAATATACACAGATGACATTCCAGATTTGAGAGCCTATTAAACTCAAACGACAACACACGTAATAGCTAAAGAAACTGAAATAACACTTCTCATTGTCATTTTGTGACTTCGCGTTTCACTAACAGTAGCGCATACCTGCTTTGACACCCGGGTTCTTGTAGTTCTTGATGCAAGGAAGGATGACCAGTTTGCAGGTCACAGCGGTAAGTAGAAAAGTAAGCAGCAGGACAATTCCAATGAGTGGCATTACTGGAAGACAGAAATAAGGCATTAGTCATACAAAGCCAGACAACTATCCACTGTAGCACAATGTTTTACATGGATGTATAATGTCATGCCCTAGAGTCAAGAACAGCATGCAACCTTGGCCATAGTCTAACGTTGTGGACTTGGGACCAGTGACGGCTGGTGTTACAGTGGGGACATCGGGATGACGAGATGACCCTTGGCTCTGGTTCTGGATCAAGGGCTTAGATACAGTCTGGATAGAGCCAGAGGGGGAAGTGGGCTGCATGGAGGGGAGGGTCTTCCCGTCTGACTCTGACTCTTCATTACAGATTACATCTGCCATCGTAGTGCCTGAAGTCTTCACTCCACTGCTACATCtaagacacagacagatacatagACACGAGTCAAACTACAGTTAAAATGATTCCAAATCAATTGCAGAGTATGACAAAAAGTCCAACATTATATTGTAAATGTAAGGAGACTGCTTGATACATCAGCACATTGAAAAAATCGGACAAATGCTTGTAAGTTTTTCTACATACTCTCGCCATTTCGCACATGTAGAGTCCTTGTCGGTGGTAAAGAATCCATGCTCACATTCACGGCAGTTGCTTATTGTATCTGAATCAAGAAATTAGGCAGCATGCCAGTTATTAACAGATGTGTACTCATCAATCCACTGAAAAGCATCAGTATTATGTGATTCCACTTTACCTGATTTACCCAACCCAGAACCCACGGGACACTTGCATATCGTAGAGTCTTTGACACTGTTAGTGAATCCTCCACGACACTGACATATAGCATTAGAAGTCTTTGTGCACTTTGATATTACCTCACTCCCAGAACCTGCATAGAAACAATCACATCGTCTGTGGGTTACACTGGCATATTTTATGGCTATTTAGATTCAACTCAAGATTTGGTGTGGGATCATTATACatttgaaagatgtcctcttctgTCATGATTTACACATCAACAGGTTATTGTTTACATAATGTATTCGTACTGATTATAACTCCTTATTGCATAATCATGTCTTACTCTCATTGCAGGAGTTGCAGGGTTGACATTTCTGAGATTCATTTGGTACTGCCTGGAAGGCCTCGTCGGGGCACGGTTCACACCGTCCCATGTTTCCTCTGCTTTTCCTCTCACCTTGATAATATCATTCACATTATTGTCATTGTACTGTAGTTGTTCCTCATATCGAACAGAGTCATTATTTCATTATAAGTGTCAACAAATTAGAAGTAACCTAAATAGTCTCAATGGTAAAGAAAAAATATTCAAGATAAGTCTGCATCTACATTCATCCGCATCGCATGGTAGAGTATGATTCCCAGCAAAACATAGAGAAGCTCCACAATAGCCCTTAATATTCATTAACATACTTTACCTATTTTGCATTTATAAGCCTCCACAGGATTTAAAAATCCATTACAAATAAAAGCACACAAATAGATGAGCACCCAGAATCTAGACAGGATCATCATATCACTCTCCCAATAGAAAAAAGAACGCCTGTCTGTCAACCTGTAGAGAGAGGGTGTAAAACTATATGGAAGCTACTACGGTGATGAAATCTCACTTATATCTACAGTTTATATCGATGTTTGATGTGGTGTAGTTCAGCTGTACCATGTCTGCATTAACATTCCGCGATGAATCATAATTTCCTGTCTCTCTTAAGTTATCCCCGCCCCAAGTGGTGGTAAACAAATTAtatttctctcattctttcaACTGAAAATCCTCTGTTATTCAAGATTCATTATATTTCCTTCAGGTCACTAACACTCATATAGAATTTTTATTTTACTCTTTGTTTGTGAGAGGTAATCAGTTaccagttacctgtccaaaattgtaatcagtaacataacatttgggttacccaaactcagtaatgtaatatgattacattcagttattAATTATTACAGATTATTAAGAGGCAtttgaagaagacaaaaatggatgttaccaattgaaccccatcaattgcaggataaatcaatgttaaagtttacatagctggccatagatgatgttacattttactttatgggttggttatgtaggcttcttctaacccatcactttctactacatatgaTAAAATTCTATATTTacaattccagtcattccaataaatgttatacccattgatcttcaagaataggacttggaaatatggatgtatagattagccaaattgttttacctgagcataaccccaaaacgaaggacttattagccagctgtcacgccctaaccatagagagccctctggCCCTCTGAGAGCCCTCTATGGTGTATAGGTCAGAGTGTGACTAGAGGGGTTTCTAgcgtttctatttctatgttggtatttgtatggttcccaattagaggcagctgattattgttgtctctaattggggatcatacttaagttgcccattgttcccacctgtgttgtgggatattgttttcagTTAGTGCCTAAGTGCGCTCTGTACTGGACGGTcgtttattctttgttgtttttgttaagtttcactttgaaataaagtatgtggaactatacgcacacgctgtgccttggtccgctCTTTTAGACGAATGTGACACCAGCCCTActttgttgtttatgattttgttgtcatggaggactgattgggctcattgatttgagttgaaaaacaaatgctgcactcatggaatggcatgctttgagcactactgaaaagtgctatttacatgtgaaaaattactgctatatgctgcatttgctataggcctattgttaaatgttttgttagtgacactttgatatcttgataatccACAGATAACACTAACAAAACggcaccccgcctctgttttggtaaaaagctgaggggtgggcctggagaaatgtaaccactctcagattaatagacagagctatggatgcaaggactgaccatcgaTGATATCAAAATTAGTGTTTTAACCatatgaggctatacagtatttgttcacatttacaatgtttacaaacagagAAAAACcaccttatattttgggttctcatggaatgtgacagttgaattaagctcatgaggcatttataagttatattcttcaataatcaatgtatatatgtgtatacatacactaccggtcaaaagttttagaacacctactcattcaagggtttttctttatttttactattttctacattgtagaatgatagtgatgacatcaactatgaaatgacacatatggaatcatgtagtaaccgaaaaagtgttaaacaaatcaaaatatatttgagatttgagattcatcaaataGCTACCATttgtcttgacagctttgcacagtctttgCACACTCCTCCACCAattttcacagtgggtgcgaaaCACTGGCTTGTAGGCCTCTTCAGGTCTCGcgcccactgtgaaatttggtggaagATCAGTGATGATcagggggtgcttcagcaaggctggaatcgggcagatttgtctttgtgaagtacacatgaatcaagccacgtacaaggttgtcctggaagaaaacttgcttccttcggctctaaatgacaatatttttatttggaatttgggagaaatgttgtcagtagtttatggaataaaacaaaaatgttaattttaaccaaacactatactgtatatatatagtccaaaaatggatgtagcaactacagattgcccctttaagtctatcaaaagtgtgcgagtttgagcatgtaatccattactccccaaccctgcatgCCATGTATACTAAATCTCAGCATAACCCACCTTCTCGTAGGCTTTATTATGTAAAGAATTCAAGTTTCAAGATAAGTTGAGGTGTAAAAATGgaatgtattgttgtgttttaTTGACAACAAAATATCTCGATATTGCAGACAAGAAAGTATTTTATTGTTCTTGCATGATGTCATCTCCTCCCACTCTGTTAGCTTCTCATTAGGTCCACTTAAAGTTATCTCATATCTTGTTACGGGATGACTCATTGTTGTCCATTGTTCAATATTGTACATGCTATAGTTGACATTTTGGCAAGAAAAACAACCAGAAACATTGAATCTCCAACAATATCTTTTACACCATTTCCTTCCCTACCCTTTGCAAAACACTACATGATGATTCCACTGCATGGAGGGAGCAAGATTACTATCTGCATGGTTAtcatacactaagtgtacaaaacattaggaacctgctctttccatgacatgatTCCTTGAtgccacctgttaaatccacttcaatcagtgaagatgaagggaaggagacaggttaaagaaagattgttacgccttgagacaactgagacatcgattgtgtatgtgtgccattcagagggtgaatgggcaagacaaaatactgatgtgcctttgaacagggcatGGTAGTAACTGCCAGGCTCAccagtttgaatgtgtcaagaactgcaactctgctgagtttttcacgctcaacagtttaccgtgtgtatcaagaatgatccaccacccaaaggacatccagccaacttgacacaactgtgagaagcattggagtcaacatgggccagcatccctgtggaacgctttcgagacCTTGTAGTCCAAGCCcctacgaattgaggctgttcgaagggcaaaagggggtgcaactcaatattaggaaggtgctcctaatgttttgtacactcagtgtatgtattcTACCACGTCTAACAGACTCATGGAGAGACACAGAAGTACTGTGGTATCATCCACTGTGTTAAAGTCATGGGCTGATCAAAGCAATAAAAGCTCTGAATAATAATACAATGCATTAATAATGCTATTGATAATATGCTATCTGGTATGACTAGAAGGAAGAGACATTCACATTTATTTCAGCATTGTTGCATAgtgatataattaagcaataaggtctgagggggtgtggtatatggtcaatataccacggctatgggctgttcttatgcacgacgcaacaggGGGTGTCTggatacaacccttagccgtggtatatttgccaGATACGACCAACTCCAGGGGTGAGTTATTGCTATtacaaactggttaccaatgtaattagagcaataaaaataaatgctttgtcataccagtggtatacggtctgatataccacagttgtcagcaaatcagcattcagggctcgaaccacccagtttataatgttctTTATGATGAGGTTCTCAAgttaaaatgtgtgtgtacagtatttgcaGCAGAGGGTTACGATTATGTCAAGATTTGGGTTATGGCTAAGGTTCaaccggggtgtggacatgaacctagggttagggttatgtttatgGCTTGGGTTAGGGTTACTGCTTTAAGTACAATGTATTGCCATTTTAGGGTTAGTATTTTTATCTCACTTTCTATCCTACTCCTCTTTGGATCAGTAAGGTGCTGAAGCTTGGCTYCACCTGGCTCTCTCTTTGACACAAGGTGGTTATTCATCTGTTAGATGAGCTCAAGTAAGGATATGGCCCTGTACATTTGTTCATTTGATCACCACGTAACAACAAGCTGCCCATGTTTATGT
It encodes the following:
- the LOC111970601 gene encoding tumor necrosis factor receptor superfamily member 4 isoform X1, with protein sequence MMILSRFWVLIYLCAFICNGFLNPVEAYKCKIGERKSRGNMGRCEPCPDEAFQAVPNESQKCQPCNSCNESSGSEVISKCTKTSNAICQCRGGFTNSVKDSTICKCPVGSGLGKSDTISNCRECEHGFFTTDKDSTCAKWRECSSGVKTSGTTMADVICNEESESDGKTLPSMQPTSPSGSIQTVSKPLIQNQSQGSSRHPDVPTVTPAVTGPKSTTLDYGQVMPLIGIVLLLTFLLTAVTCKLVILPCIKNYKNPGVKAAQDSICRRPVEESGDNSLSSLVKTPSLGEP
- the LOC111970601 gene encoding tumor necrosis factor receptor superfamily member 4 isoform X2, with translation MMILSRFWVLIYLCAFICNGFLNPVEAYKCKIGERKSRGNMGRCEPCPDEAFQAVPNESQKCQPCNSCNESSGSEVISKCTKTSNAICQCRGGFTNSVKDSTICKCPVGSGLGKSDTISNCRECEHGFFTTDKDSTCAKWRECSSGVKTSGTTMADVICNEESESDGKTLPSMQPTSPSGSIQTVSKPLIQNQSQGSSRHPDVPTVTPAVTGPKSTTLDYGQVMPLIGIVLLLTFLLTAVTCKLVILPCIKNYKNPGVKAGLNMPEAS